Proteins found in one Chlamydia pneumoniae TW-183 genomic segment:
- a CDS encoding YqgE/AlgH family protein, whose translation MMKIPYARLEKGSLLVASPDINQGVFARSVILLCEHSLNGSFGLILNKTLGFEISDDIFTFEKVSNHNIRFCMGGPLQANQMMLLHSCSEIPEQTLEICPSVYLGGDLPFLQEIASSESGPEINLCFGYSGWQAGQLEKEFLSNDWFLAPGNKDYVFYSEPEDLWALVLKDLGGKYASLSTVPDNLLLN comes from the coding sequence ATTATGAAAATTCCTTATGCACGCCTAGAAAAAGGATCTTTGTTAGTCGCTTCTCCTGATATAAACCAAGGAGTCTTTGCTCGTAGTGTCATCCTACTTTGTGAACATAGCCTCAATGGTTCTTTCGGTCTCATCTTAAATAAAACCCTGGGATTTGAAATCTCAGATGACATCTTTACCTTTGAAAAAGTCTCCAATCATAATATCCGCTTTTGTATGGGAGGCCCCCTACAAGCAAACCAAATGATGTTACTTCATTCATGCTCCGAAATTCCTGAACAAACGTTAGAAATTTGTCCATCAGTCTACTTAGGAGGAGATCTTCCCTTCCTCCAAGAAATCGCCTCTAGCGAATCTGGGCCAGAAATCAACCTATGTTTTGGCTATAGCGGATGGCAAGCAGGACAACTTGAAAAAGAATTCCTAAGCAATGACTGGTTTCTAGCTCCAGGGAACAAAGACTACGTCTTTTACTCAGAACCAGAAGATCTCTGGGCTTTAGTTCTTAAAGATCTTGGAGGAAAATATGCCTCGCTTTCTACAGTCCCTGACAATCTATTGCTAAACTAA
- the rpiA gene encoding ribose-5-phosphate isomerase RpiA, which produces MEKDLHLHEKKCLAHEAATQVTSGMILGLGSGSTAKEFIFALAHRIQTESLAVHAIASSQNSYALAKQLAIPLLNPEKFSSLDLTVDGADEVDPQLRMIKGGGGAIFREKILLRAAKRSIILVDESKLVPVLGKFRVPLEISRFGRSAIIEEIRHLGYEGEWRLQDTGDLFITDSSNYIYDIFSPNSYPNPEKDLLKLIQIHGVIEVGFVIEKVEVWSSNSQGLISKKYSV; this is translated from the coding sequence GTGGAAAAAGATCTTCATCTTCATGAGAAAAAATGCCTGGCCCATGAGGCTGCTACACAAGTAACTTCAGGCATGATTCTTGGCTTAGGCAGTGGATCTACAGCTAAGGAATTTATCTTTGCACTCGCCCATAGAATTCAAACAGAGTCCTTAGCAGTTCATGCTATAGCTTCTTCTCAAAATTCTTATGCTCTAGCAAAGCAGCTTGCCATCCCCCTCTTAAATCCAGAAAAATTCTCTTCCCTAGATCTTACGGTAGACGGTGCTGATGAAGTCGACCCTCAATTGCGGATGATCAAAGGTGGTGGCGGAGCCATTTTCAGAGAAAAGATTCTTTTAAGAGCAGCAAAACGCAGCATTATCCTTGTTGATGAAAGTAAACTGGTTCCAGTCCTAGGAAAATTTCGTGTTCCTTTAGAAATCAGTCGATTCGGTCGCTCAGCAATTATTGAAGAAATCCGCCATCTTGGATATGAAGGAGAATGGCGCCTACAAGATACTGGTGACCTATTTATTACAGACAGCAGCAACTACATTTACGATATTTTTTCCCCCAACTCCTACCCAAATCCTGAAAAGGATTTATTAAAGTTAATACAAATTCATGGTGTTATTGAAGTCGGGTTTGTTATAGAGAAAGTCGAAGTGTGGTCTAGCAATAGCCAAGGTCTAATCAGCAAAAAATATTCTGTATGA
- the hemL gene encoding glutamate-1-semialdehyde 2,1-aminomutase, giving the protein MLNCSNQKHTVTFEEACQVFPGGVNSPVRACRSVGVTPPIVSSAQGDIFLDTHGREFIDFCGGWGALIHGHSHPKIVKAIQKTALKGTSYGLTSEEEILFATMLLSSLKLKEHKIRFVSSGTEATMTAVRLARGITNRSIIIKFIGGYHGHADTLLGGISTTEETIDNLTSLIHTPSPHSLLISLPYNNSQILHHVMEALGPQVAGIIFEPICANMGIVLPKAEFLDDIIELCKRFGSLSIMDEVVTGFRVAFQGAQDIFNLSPDITIYGKILGGGLPAAALVGHRSILDHLMPEGTIFQAGTMSGNFLAMATGHAAIQLCQSEGFYDHLSQLEALFYSPIEEEIRSQGFPVSLVHQGTMFSLFFTESAPTNFDEAKNSDVEKFQTFYSEVFDNGVYLSPSPLEANFISSAHTEENLTYAQNIIIDSLIKIFDSSAQRFF; this is encoded by the coding sequence ATGTTGAACTGCTCAAATCAAAAGCATACCGTTACTTTTGAAGAGGCATGCCAAGTCTTCCCAGGAGGCGTGAACTCTCCCGTTCGGGCCTGCCGTTCTGTAGGAGTCACACCCCCTATAGTGAGCTCAGCACAAGGAGATATTTTCCTAGATACTCACGGACGAGAGTTTATTGATTTTTGTGGAGGCTGGGGAGCTTTAATTCACGGCCACAGTCATCCCAAAATTGTCAAGGCTATCCAAAAAACAGCTCTAAAAGGAACCTCCTATGGCTTAACCTCTGAAGAGGAAATTCTATTTGCAACAATGCTCCTCTCCTCGCTCAAACTCAAAGAACATAAAATCCGTTTTGTATCCTCGGGAACGGAAGCAACAATGACTGCAGTACGTCTCGCTCGAGGAATCACAAACCGCTCTATTATTATCAAATTTATAGGGGGATATCACGGTCATGCAGATACTCTTCTTGGAGGCATCTCAACAACTGAAGAAACTATAGACAACCTAACTTCATTGATACACACGCCCTCTCCACATTCTTTATTGATATCCCTGCCTTATAACAATAGCCAAATCCTACACCATGTCATGGAAGCTCTAGGACCTCAAGTAGCAGGAATTATCTTTGAACCTATATGTGCAAATATGGGTATCGTCCTTCCCAAAGCCGAATTTCTAGACGATATCATAGAACTCTGCAAACGCTTCGGAAGTCTTTCTATTATGGATGAAGTCGTCACAGGATTTCGAGTGGCATTCCAAGGAGCTCAAGATATTTTCAATCTCTCCCCCGATATTACCATCTATGGAAAAATCTTAGGAGGAGGCCTACCTGCTGCAGCCCTTGTAGGACACCGCTCAATTCTCGATCACCTCATGCCCGAAGGCACCATATTCCAAGCAGGTACCATGTCTGGGAACTTCCTCGCTATGGCTACAGGACACGCCGCCATTCAATTATGCCAATCCGAAGGATTCTATGACCATCTCAGCCAATTAGAGGCTCTCTTTTATTCTCCAATTGAAGAGGAAATCCGATCTCAAGGATTCCCAGTATCTCTAGTACATCAGGGAACGATGTTCAGCCTCTTTTTTACAGAATCTGCACCCACAAATTTTGATGAAGCAAAAAATTCCGATGTAGAGAAATTTCAAACCTTCTACTCTGAAGTATTTGATAATGGAGTCTACCTTTCTCCATCTCCCCTCGAAGCAAACTTCATTAGCTCCGCACATACCGAAGAAAACCTAACTTACGCACAGAACATCATTATCGATAGCCTGATTAAAATCTTTGACTCTTCGGCTCAAAGATTTTTCTAA
- a CDS encoding bifunctional nuclease family protein, translated as MSLEKELLEETPLVLLNFYKLVSFCNYAGMILGTEEKKFAIYGHVSMGQAFQGADTEGHSPQRPFAHDLLNFVFSGFDIQVLRVVINDYKDNVFYTRLFLEQKDREFLYVVDVDARPSDSIPLALTHKIPILCVKSVFDAVVPYEE; from the coding sequence ATGAGCTTAGAAAAAGAACTCCTAGAAGAAACCCCCTTAGTACTTCTCAATTTTTACAAACTTGTCAGTTTTTGTAATTATGCAGGCATGATCTTAGGTACTGAAGAAAAAAAGTTCGCTATATATGGGCACGTTTCCATGGGGCAAGCATTTCAAGGTGCTGATACTGAAGGACACTCTCCTCAAAGACCTTTTGCTCATGATCTACTGAACTTTGTCTTTTCAGGTTTCGATATCCAAGTGTTACGTGTAGTAATTAATGACTATAAAGATAACGTTTTCTACACAAGACTCTTTTTAGAACAAAAAGATCGCGAATTTCTATACGTCGTTGATGTCGATGCCCGTCCTAGCGATAGCATCCCTCTCGCCTTAACTCATAAAATCCCCATCTTGTGTGTTAAATCAGTATTTGATGCTGTAGTCCCCTACGAAGAATAA
- a CDS encoding transglutaminase family protein — protein sequence MFVGGLVSFLLPIPDLECANNVTKTYDKKASVISRDLKLQEDCQKFWNLDPYKLESLCAYQVLYHDDYSSKRIRELFPQIQKDEVPIFATMILTLGKVDRGFSPEEISLIQKLSYPGLSLASLRGSTEIDPNTDLARALVVSEFSGDLGKNRADYYSNCLDILALRIHAERQRYLDQSPCVPGTSEFHKATIEAINTILFYEEAVRYPSKKEMFSDEFSFLSSVTDRKFGVCLGVSSLYFSLSQRLDLPLEAVTPPGHIYLRYQGGEVNIETTAGGRHLPTASYCDCLDLEDLQVRTPEEMIGLTFMNQGSFALQKKKYKEAEEAYKKAQEYLGDEELQELLGFVQILGGKKKEGKSLIGKSPRASQKGSVAYDYLKGRINIPTLALLFSYPGSNYEEIASYEEELKKAMKSSMPCCEGQRRLASVAFHLGKTAEAVALLEKCVEDIPNDLSLHLRLCKILCDRHEYTKALKYFIIAERLMEDQGFLKKDNRSFALFYEVKKIISKVAPQKANTLLLMESER from the coding sequence ATGTTTGTAGGTGGCCTTGTTTCATTCTTGCTTCCTATCCCCGACTTGGAATGTGCGAATAATGTAACAAAAACTTATGATAAGAAAGCTTCTGTTATATCCAGAGATCTTAAGCTACAGGAAGACTGCCAGAAGTTTTGGAATCTTGATCCGTATAAACTAGAAAGTCTTTGTGCTTATCAAGTGCTTTACCATGATGACTATAGTTCCAAGAGAATACGAGAGCTTTTTCCTCAAATCCAAAAAGACGAAGTCCCCATATTTGCAACAATGATTCTTACTTTAGGGAAAGTAGACCGTGGCTTTTCTCCTGAAGAAATTTCATTGATCCAAAAACTTTCTTACCCAGGCCTCTCATTGGCTTCTTTGAGAGGGTCTACAGAAATAGACCCGAATACAGATTTGGCTCGTGCTTTAGTAGTGTCGGAGTTTTCTGGAGATTTAGGGAAGAACCGAGCTGACTACTATAGCAATTGCCTTGATATTTTGGCGTTGCGTATTCATGCAGAACGTCAAAGGTATTTAGATCAGTCTCCTTGTGTTCCTGGAACCTCCGAGTTTCATAAGGCAACTATAGAAGCTATTAATACGATACTCTTCTATGAAGAAGCAGTTCGTTATCCTTCGAAGAAAGAAATGTTTTCTGATGAATTTTCTTTTCTTTCTTCAGTTACAGATAGAAAATTCGGCGTATGTTTAGGGGTCTCTTCTCTTTATTTCTCTTTGTCACAGCGCTTAGATTTACCTTTAGAGGCTGTGACGCCTCCTGGGCATATCTACTTACGTTATCAGGGTGGTGAGGTGAACATTGAGACTACAGCTGGAGGGCGCCATCTTCCTACAGCAAGTTACTGTGATTGTCTAGATTTAGAAGACCTTCAGGTGCGTACTCCTGAAGAAATGATAGGGCTTACTTTTATGAACCAGGGCTCTTTTGCTCTGCAGAAGAAAAAGTATAAGGAAGCGGAAGAGGCTTATAAAAAGGCTCAAGAGTATTTGGGAGACGAGGAACTACAAGAGCTTTTGGGGTTTGTTCAAATCCTAGGAGGAAAGAAAAAAGAGGGGAAATCTTTGATTGGTAAAAGTCCTCGCGCTTCCCAGAAAGGATCGGTGGCTTATGACTACCTTAAAGGTAGAATCAACATTCCAACACTAGCTCTTTTATTTTCTTATCCAGGATCCAATTATGAAGAGATAGCTTCTTATGAAGAAGAACTCAAAAAGGCTATGAAAAGCTCGATGCCATGTTGTGAAGGACAGCGTCGTCTTGCTTCAGTAGCATTTCATTTGGGGAAGACAGCGGAGGCGGTTGCTCTTTTAGAAAAATGCGTTGAGGATATCCCTAATGATCTTTCTCTTCATTTAAGGTTATGTAAAATCCTATGTGATCGACATGAGTATACAAAGGCTTTGAAATACTTCATAATTGCGGAAAGACTTATGGAGGATCAGGGATTTCTTAAAAAAGACAATCGTTCGTTCGCTTTATTTTATGAGGTGAAAAAAATCATATCCAAAGTGGCTCCTCAAAAAGCTAACACCTTGCTTTTAATGGAGTCTGAAAGATAA
- a CDS encoding ATP-dependent Clp protease ATP-binding subunit, with translation MEKFSDAVSEALEKAFELAKSSKHTYVTENHLLLALLENTESLFYLVIKDIHGNPGLLNTAVKDALSREPTVVEGEVDPKPSPGLQTLLRDAKQEAKTLGDEYISGDHLLLAFWSSNKEPFNSWKQTTKVSFKDLKNLITKIRRGNRMDSPSAESNFQGLEKYCKNLTALAREGKLDPVIGRDEEIRRTIQVLSRRTKNNPMLIGEPGVGKTAIAEGLALRLIQGDVPESLKGKQLYVLDMGALIAGAKYRGEFEERLKSVLKDVESGDGEHIIFIDEVHTLVGAGATDGAMDAANLLKPALARGTLHCIGATTLNEYQKYIEKDAALERRFQPIFVTEPSLEDAVFILRGLREKYEIFHGVRITEGALNAAVLLSYRYIPDRFLPDKAIDLIDEAASLIRMQIGSLPLPIDEKERELAALIVKQEAIKREQSPSYQEEADAMQKSIDALREELASLRLGWDEEKKLISGLKEKKNSLESMKFSEEEAERVADYNRVAELRYSLIPQLEEEIKQDEASLNQRDNRLLQEEVDERLIAQVVANWTGIPVQKMLEGEAEKLLILEESLEERVVGQPFAVSAVSDSIRAARVGLNDPQRPLGVFLFLGPTGVGKTELAKALADLLFNKEEAMVRFDMSEYMEKHSISKLIGSSPGYVGYEEGGSLSEALRRRPYSVVLFDEIEKADKEVLNILLQVFDDGILTDGKKRKVNCKNALFIMTSNIGSPELADYCSKKGSELTKEAILSVVSPVLKRYLSPEFMNRIDEILPFVPLTKEDIVKIVGIQMRRIAQRLKARRINLSWDDSVILFLSEQGYDSAFGARPLKRLIQQKVVILLSKALLKGDIKPDTSIELTMAKEVLVFKKVETPS, from the coding sequence ATGGAGAAATTTTCCGATGCTGTCTCTGAAGCTTTAGAGAAGGCTTTCGAACTTGCTAAATCTTCGAAACATACCTATGTCACAGAAAATCACCTATTACTGGCTTTATTAGAAAATACAGAGTCTCTCTTTTATTTGGTAATTAAGGACATTCATGGGAACCCTGGTTTGCTCAATACGGCAGTTAAAGATGCGCTCTCACGAGAGCCGACTGTAGTTGAAGGAGAGGTGGATCCTAAACCTTCTCCGGGTTTACAAACCCTTCTTAGGGATGCCAAACAAGAGGCAAAGACATTAGGAGATGAATACATTTCTGGAGATCATCTGCTGCTTGCTTTTTGGAGTTCAAACAAAGAGCCTTTTAATTCTTGGAAGCAAACAACAAAAGTTAGTTTTAAAGATCTTAAGAATCTGATTACTAAAATACGACGAGGAAATCGTATGGATTCGCCAAGCGCTGAAAGTAATTTTCAGGGTTTAGAAAAGTATTGTAAAAATTTAACAGCATTAGCTCGTGAAGGTAAACTGGATCCTGTGATCGGTAGAGATGAAGAAATTCGTAGAACCATCCAAGTGCTTTCCCGTAGAACTAAAAATAACCCTATGCTTATTGGTGAGCCGGGTGTAGGGAAAACTGCTATAGCAGAAGGATTAGCTCTTAGGCTTATCCAGGGTGATGTTCCTGAATCTCTCAAAGGTAAACAGCTTTATGTCTTAGATATGGGAGCTTTGATTGCAGGAGCTAAGTATCGAGGTGAGTTTGAAGAAAGACTAAAGAGTGTTTTAAAAGATGTAGAATCTGGAGATGGCGAGCACATTATCTTTATTGATGAGGTGCATACTCTTGTTGGAGCAGGAGCTACTGATGGAGCTATGGATGCTGCGAATCTTTTAAAGCCTGCATTAGCAAGAGGGACGCTACACTGTATTGGCGCGACGACTTTGAATGAGTATCAGAAGTATATTGAAAAAGATGCTGCTTTGGAACGTCGATTTCAGCCTATTTTTGTGACAGAGCCTTCTTTGGAGGATGCTGTCTTTATTCTTCGTGGACTAAGAGAAAAATATGAAATTTTCCATGGAGTCAGGATTACAGAGGGGGCTTTGAATGCCGCAGTCCTACTTTCCTATCGTTATATCCCAGATCGCTTTCTTCCAGATAAGGCTATCGATTTGATAGATGAAGCGGCAAGTTTAATTCGCATGCAAATTGGTAGTCTTCCTCTTCCTATTGATGAAAAGGAGAGAGAGCTTGCTGCTTTGATCGTTAAGCAAGAGGCTATAAAACGCGAGCAATCTCCTTCCTATCAAGAAGAGGCGGATGCTATGCAGAAGTCTATAGATGCTTTGAGAGAGGAATTAGCATCTCTACGTTTGGGTTGGGATGAAGAGAAGAAGTTGATTTCGGGGCTCAAGGAAAAAAAGAATTCCTTGGAAAGTATGAAATTTTCTGAAGAGGAGGCGGAGCGTGTTGCAGACTATAATCGTGTAGCTGAGCTTCGGTATAGTTTAATTCCCCAACTTGAAGAAGAAATCAAACAGGATGAAGCCTCTTTAAATCAAAGAGATAACCGTCTCCTTCAAGAAGAAGTTGACGAGCGATTGATTGCGCAAGTGGTAGCTAATTGGACAGGGATTCCTGTGCAAAAAATGCTAGAAGGGGAAGCTGAGAAACTGTTAATTCTTGAAGAATCCTTAGAAGAACGTGTGGTAGGACAGCCTTTTGCAGTCTCTGCGGTTAGTGATTCTATTCGTGCTGCACGTGTAGGTTTAAATGATCCTCAACGTCCCTTAGGAGTCTTTTTATTTTTAGGGCCAACAGGGGTAGGAAAAACCGAGCTTGCAAAAGCTCTTGCAGATCTTCTTTTCAATAAAGAGGAAGCTATGGTCCGCTTCGATATGTCAGAGTATATGGAAAAGCATTCCATTTCCAAGCTTATAGGATCTTCTCCAGGGTATGTGGGTTATGAGGAAGGTGGGAGTCTTTCTGAGGCTCTTCGACGACGTCCCTATTCAGTAGTTCTCTTTGATGAGATAGAGAAAGCAGATAAGGAAGTTCTAAATATCCTTTTACAGGTTTTTGATGATGGGATTCTTACGGATGGGAAAAAACGCAAAGTAAATTGTAAAAATGCCTTGTTTATCATGACATCAAATATAGGTTCTCCAGAACTTGCAGATTATTGTTCAAAAAAAGGAAGTGAGCTTACGAAAGAAGCGATTCTTTCTGTAGTCTCTCCAGTATTGAAAAGATACTTGAGCCCTGAATTTATGAACCGAATTGATGAGATACTTCCTTTTGTTCCATTAACGAAAGAAGATATCGTGAAAATAGTTGGCATTCAAATGCGAAGGATTGCCCAGAGATTAAAGGCACGGCGGATCAATTTATCTTGGGATGATTCTGTAATATTATTTCTTAGTGAACAGGGTTATGACAGTGCTTTCGGAGCCCGCCCTTTAAAACGTTTGATCCAACAAAAAGTTGTGATCTTGCTTTCTAAGGCTTTGCTTAAAGGAGATATTAAACCTGATACATCGATTGAGTTGACGATGGCAAAAGAGGTGCTCGTATTTAAAAAAGTGGAAACTCCTTCTTAG
- a CDS encoding 5-methyltetrahydropteroyltriglutamate--homocysteine S-methyltransferase, producing the protein MNTSLKRPLKSHFDVVGSFLRPEHLKKTRESLKEGSISLDQLMQIEDIAIQDLIKKQKAAGLSFITDGEFRRATWHYDFMWGFHGVGHHRATEGVFFDGERAMIDDTYLTDKISVSHHPFVDHFKFVKALEDEFTTAKQTLPAPAQFLKQMIFPNNIEVTRKFYPTNQELIEDIVAGYRKVIRDLYDAGCRYLQLDDCTRGGLVDPRVCSWYGIDEKGLQDLIQQYLLINNLVIADRPDDLVVNLHVCRGNYHSKFFASGSYDFIAKPLFEQTNVDGYYLEFDHERSGDFSPLTFISGEKTVCLGLVTSKTPTLENKDEVIARIHQAADYLPLERLSLSPQCGFASCEIGNKLTEEEQWAKVALVKEISEEVWK; encoded by the coding sequence ATGAATACTTCACTAAAAAGACCTCTGAAATCTCATTTTGATGTTGTCGGTAGTTTTTTGCGTCCTGAGCATTTAAAAAAAACTAGAGAAAGCCTTAAAGAAGGCTCTATTTCTCTAGATCAACTCATGCAAATTGAGGATATCGCTATCCAAGATTTGATCAAAAAACAAAAAGCAGCAGGTCTTTCTTTTATTACTGATGGAGAATTCCGCAGAGCTACGTGGCATTACGACTTCATGTGGGGTTTTCATGGCGTAGGTCACCACAGAGCTACAGAAGGAGTTTTCTTTGATGGAGAACGCGCTATGATCGATGATACCTATCTGACAGACAAGATCTCTGTATCTCACCACCCATTTGTGGATCACTTTAAATTTGTAAAAGCTCTAGAAGATGAATTTACGACTGCAAAGCAAACTCTTCCTGCACCGGCACAGTTTTTAAAGCAGATGATCTTCCCTAATAATATAGAGGTCACACGTAAATTCTATCCTACAAATCAGGAGCTAATTGAAGATATTGTTGCAGGTTATCGTAAAGTCATTCGCGATCTTTATGATGCTGGCTGCCGCTATCTCCAATTAGATGACTGTACTCGGGGAGGTTTAGTAGACCCTCGAGTCTGTTCGTGGTATGGTATCGATGAAAAAGGTCTTCAAGATCTGATTCAACAATATCTTCTGATTAATAATCTTGTAATTGCAGATCGTCCCGATGATCTAGTCGTTAATTTACATGTATGCCGTGGGAACTACCACTCAAAATTCTTTGCTAGTGGTAGTTATGACTTTATTGCAAAGCCCCTATTCGAACAAACAAATGTAGACGGCTACTATTTAGAGTTTGATCATGAGCGTTCTGGAGACTTCTCTCCTCTCACCTTCATTTCTGGAGAAAAAACTGTCTGCTTAGGTCTTGTTACCAGCAAAACCCCTACACTTGAAAATAAGGATGAGGTCATTGCTCGCATACATCAAGCAGCAGACTACCTGCCCTTGGAAAGACTCTCTCTAAGTCCACAGTGTGGTTTTGCTTCATGTGAAATAGGAAATAAATTAACAGAAGAAGAGCAATGGGCTAAAGTTGCTCTAGTAAAAGAAATTTCCGAAGAAGTTTGGAAATAA
- a CDS encoding Nif3-like dinuclear metal center hexameric protein yields the protein MNVADLLSHLETLLSSKIFQDYGPNGLQVGDPQTPVKKIAVAVTADLETIKQAVAAEANVLIVHHGIFWKGMPYPITGMIHKRIQLLIEHNIQLIAYHLPLDAHPTLGNNWRVALDLNWHDLKPFGSSLPYLGVQGSFSPIDIDSFIDLLSQYYQAPLKGSALGGPSRVSSAALISGGAYRELSSAATSQVDCFITGNFDEPAWSTALESNINFLAFGHTATEKVGPKSLAEHLKSEFPISTTFIDTANPF from the coding sequence ATGAATGTTGCGGATCTCCTTTCTCATCTTGAGACTCTTCTCTCATCAAAAATATTTCAGGATTATGGACCCAACGGACTTCAAGTTGGAGATCCCCAAACTCCGGTAAAGAAAATCGCTGTTGCAGTTACCGCAGATCTAGAAACCATAAAACAAGCTGTTGCGGCCGAAGCAAACGTTCTCATTGTACACCACGGAATTTTTTGGAAAGGTATGCCCTATCCTATTACCGGCATGATCCATAAGCGCATCCAATTACTAATAGAACACAATATCCAACTCATTGCCTACCACCTTCCTTTGGATGCTCACCCTACCTTAGGAAATAACTGGAGAGTTGCCCTGGATCTAAATTGGCATGACTTGAAGCCCTTTGGTTCTTCCCTCCCTTATTTAGGAGTGCAAGGCTCTTTCTCTCCTATCGATATAGATTCTTTCATTGACCTGTTATCTCAATATTACCAAGCTCCCCTAAAAGGATCTGCCTTGGGCGGCCCCTCTAGAGTCTCCTCAGCAGCTCTGATCTCAGGAGGAGCTTATAGAGAACTCTCTTCGGCAGCCACGTCCCAAGTCGATTGCTTCATCACAGGAAATTTTGATGAACCTGCATGGTCGACAGCTCTAGAAAGCAATATCAACTTCCTAGCATTTGGACATACAGCCACAGAAAAAGTAGGTCCAAAATCTCTTGCAGAGCATCTAAAAAGCGAATTTCCTATTTCCACAACCTTTATAGATACGGCCAACCCCTTCTAA